One window of Candidatus Deferrimicrobiaceae bacterium genomic DNA carries:
- a CDS encoding DUF134 domain-containing protein produces the protein MARPVTCRRVGCSPEPRYFKPRGIPLFRLEESVVTMDEWEAIRLADWEGLYQEEAAERMNVSRQTFGRIVESARRKVADALVNGKALRIEGGEIEMATEKRSFLCADCGHSWEVPYGGGRQAGCPKCTSVNFHRTDEGRGRGFGRGRGASGRGLCGRRE, from the coding sequence ATGGCAAGGCCGGTAACCTGCAGGAGGGTCGGTTGCTCCCCGGAGCCCCGTTACTTCAAGCCGAGAGGAATTCCCCTTTTCCGTCTCGAAGAATCCGTGGTCACCATGGATGAATGGGAAGCGATACGGCTCGCCGACTGGGAAGGGCTCTACCAGGAGGAGGCGGCCGAACGGATGAACGTTTCGCGGCAGACATTCGGAAGAATCGTGGAATCCGCGCGCAGAAAAGTCGCGGACGCGCTGGTGAACGGAAAGGCGCTGAGAATCGAGGGAGGTGAGATCGAAATGGCAACGGAGAAGAGATCGTTCCTATGCGCCGATTGCGGACACTCCTGGGAGGTCCCCTACGGGGGAGGCAGGCAGGCGGGGTGCCCCAAATGCACGAGTGTCAATTTCCACCGGACGGACGAAGGCAGGGGACGTGGCTTCGGCAGGGGGCGGGGAGCGTCCGGAAGAGGGTTGTGCGGGCGCCGGGAATAA